CCGCAACACCTAAAGCTCCTCTGATTTTTCCGTATTTTCTCTCCACGAGTTCTCTGAACTTCTTTTCGACTTCATCATCAACGGAGACATTAATAACCCCCATACTAGTATGGTTTGATTTAAAAACTTTTCGGCGATGTGCTTTCCTACCCTCAGGCTGGTTTTTCGATTACTGCATCCCCGCCCTAAAGGGCGAGGCTTTCGAAAGAAAAAAGTAAGTGAAGCTGTCCAAGCGAGAGCTATGGTAAAAGAGGAATTTGGAGAGAAACCCATTTGGTGGGTTAGGCAGGGAAGCCCAAGTCCAACCTGTGCTATTACCTCTCCTATTGGTATTGTGACTTGTTGGTTTGAGGTTCAACCTACCGAAATGGTTCATTTACTCGGCATGTTTACGAAAGAGAGTTCACATCCGACCGGATATTGTAGTAGCTAGAGGGCATTTTAAGGATATAAGTGAGGTGAAATCCATAGATCTCCTTATAGAATGTAAGGAAGATCCTGTTGATGAATGGAGCTCTGAAGTTCTTCGACAAATTAGGGGATATCTCCAGAATTTTAGGCCTAAGACCTTTGTGCTTGCATCACTAGAGCCTGTACCTTCATGGATAAAATCTAACCTAGAAAGAATGGGTGTAAAGTGCATCGACTCCTTGAGACCGGGAGAAAACCCTCTATAGAACTATTTAAAGACATCGTGAAGAAATCCCTTGTTTAGCATAAGGCTGAAAAGAGCTCTACTGGTACTTTAGCTGTAGGGTGCGTGAGCGTGACAAGCCTTAAATTGGGGAAACACATATCTCGAATAACGAAAATGAGATTACCCAAGAAAATAACCCTCAATAATGAGAAAGCAACTCTTAAGAGGAATTTTAAGCAGTTTGTATAAGATGAAATTTAAGAGTCCAAGAAGGAAAGGAAAGAGTCTAATGCCCAGACTTCATACTTCTCTTGGAGAACAAGCGTTTCGACTTGGTCTTCGAGTTTAAGGTAGAAAATAATTAACTTGGGCTTTGAGGTTGCTAAGATATAGATAATTTTCCTGGTTACCCACTTTTTCATCGGAATTGTCATCACTAAAAGGTTTTTAAGTTCAATAAATAGATGGTTCCTGGGAGTCTAAATGCTCGAAAACTTGCTCTCGACCTTGTCCTCTTGGTTACTTTTGGCATCTCATGGAAACCTAATTATCGTGGCAGTTTACGCTGGTATTTTTGTAGCTTTAATGACGACGTTAGGAGCTTTAATAGCAATTTTTGCTAATAGGATGCCCGATTGGGGAATGGATGTCAGTTTGTCTTTTGCCGCTGGAGTGATGATAGTAGCGAGCTTTACGAGCCTAATACTTCCAGCAATAGATCTAACGGGAAGCTTTACTCCCGCTGGTATCGGTATTTTCCTGGGGGTTCTTTTAATATATGGAATTGATAACTTTATACCTCACGAGCACATTATTAAAGGGTATGAAGGCCCTAAAGAGTTCAAAGAGAAGCTTAAGCTGGTGTGGCTTGTGGTACTAGCGGTGATAATCCATAATCTCCCAGAAGGGCTAGCCGTAGGGATATCTATAGTTTACAATTTAAATGCAGGTCTCGTAACGGCGATAGCTATTGGGATTCAGGATTTCCCCGAGGGTACCGTCGTTTCCCTTCCCTTAGCAACGATCCAAAAGAAGCGGCTAGTGCCCATACTCCTTGGAGCTCTAAGTGGTATTGCTGAGATGGTAATGGTGATATTAGGGGCATTCTTATTCTCAATCTTTAAGTCATTCTTACCCTATGGTCTTGGACTTGCAGGTGGAGCAATGCTTTACGTCACCGTTAAAGAAATGATTCCGGAGATATATAAGAGGCAAGAGAACGAGAAATTGGTAACGCTTGGTTTCTTCTTGGGATTTTACGTCATGCTTTTCCTGGACTCAATGTTGGGATAAACCCATTCATCCCAAAACTTTTATAAGCCTAGAAACCTGGTAGGGAATAGGCTTCATTATCACCAGGAGGTGAGAAGATGGCCCTAAGACCAGCTAAGATTGACAGGTACGTTGATAAGCCTGCTTATACTAGGAGGGAATATATCAGGGGAGCCCCTGGACCGAAGATAACGATCTTCGACATGGGTAATCCGGCTGGTGACTTCGAGTTCGAGGTAGCCCTTCACACTGCTGAGCCAGTTCAAATAAGGCAGAATGCTCTCGAAGCAGCTAGGCAGCAGGTAAACAGATACCTTCAAAAGAACGTTGGTAGGAGTAACTATCATTTCAAGATAAGGGTTTATCCCTTCCAGGTACTAAGAGAGAACCCGATGGCTACCGGAAGGAAAGCCGACCGTTATGGAAATGGAATGAGGAGGCCCTTTGGAAAACCGATAGGACTTGCGGCCAGGCTTAAGAGGGATCAGAAGATACTTAGCATTAGGGTTAACAGGCAACACCTTAAGTTTGCCATCGAAGGTGCAAGGAGGGCCGCAATGAAGTTCCCATGCAAGTGCTATTACAGGATTTACGATAAGGAAGGGAATGATGTAACAACAAAGATTCTCTCCCAGGGTTTATAACTCGGCCTAAACTTTAATTACCTATCTTATCCTTTTTATCATAGGGTGCTCTAATGAAGAGCAGAATAATAGTTAGGACGAGTTTTGATGCTGCACATGCTGTTAAAGTTGGGGATCACTGGGAAGATGTACATGGGCATACCTTCTTCCTTGAGGTTGCCATTGAAGGGGAGATAAAGAACGGTTATGTCATGGATTTCCTTGAACTTAGGAAGATAGTGGAAGAGATAACGAAGGAACTGGATCATAGGAACCTTAATAACATTTTTGAGAATCCAACTACCGAGAATATTGCACTCTGGATAGGGGAGAGAATTAGGGATAAATTACCGCCTTATGTAAAGCTGAAAAGAGTAGTGCTGTGGGAAGGAAAAGATAACGGGGTGGAATTGGAGTGGTAAAGCTAATTTTAGCAGAAGTTTTTAACAGCTGGCAGGGTGAAGGAGGTAGCGTTCCTGGGAGTGCATTTGGAAGGAGGCAAATATTTGTGAGGTTTGCAGGTTGCGATCTTAGATGCATCTGGTGCGACTCTTCTCAATTTATAGATGCTTCCAAAGTTAAGAAGTGGAGGATAGAGGTCGAACCCTTCTCCGGGAGATTTGAATACAGGGAAAATCCCGCAAGTATTGATGAAGTCGTTGATGCAATCTTAAAATTAGATACGGGTGATTTACACTCCATAAGCTATACTGGAGGAGAGCCGACGCTTCAAATAGAGGGTTTATACATTCTCATGGAAAGGATGAAAGGGCTAGGTTTTGATAATTTCCTTGAAACCCACGGTGGACACCCGGAATTGATAAAGAGGGTATCTTACCTAACTGACTATGCGAGCGTTGACATAAAGGATGAGAGTGCTAGGGCTAGTAGAGATTGGAGGGGATTAGTTCTTAAAGAGGTTGAGAGCATAAAGATATTAAAAGAGGCCGGGGCAAAAGTTTATGCAAAACTCGTTGTCACGAGAGAAACAAAACTGGAGAACGTTAAGTGGTATGCAAACCTCCTAAAGGGGGTTGCTCCCCTAGCGAT
This Pyrococcus horikoshii OT3 DNA region includes the following protein-coding sequences:
- a CDS encoding 50S ribosomal protein L16 codes for the protein MALRPAKIDRYVDKPAYTRREYIRGAPGPKITIFDMGNPAGDFEFEVALHTAEPVQIRQNALEAARQQVNRYLQKNVGRSNYHFKIRVYPFQVLRENPMATGRKADRYGNGMRRPFGKPIGLAARLKRDQKILSIRVNRQHLKFAIEGARRAAMKFPCKCYYRIYDKEGNDVTTKILSQGL
- a CDS encoding 7-carboxy-7-deazaguanine synthase QueE, whose protein sequence is MVKLILAEVFNSWQGEGGSVPGSAFGRRQIFVRFAGCDLRCIWCDSSQFIDASKVKKWRIEVEPFSGRFEYRENPASIDEVVDAILKLDTGDLHSISYTGGEPTLQIEGLYILMERMKGLGFDNFLETHGGHPELIKRVSYLTDYASVDIKDESARASRDWRGLVLKEVESIKILKEAGAKVYAKLVVTRETKLENVKWYANLLKGVAPLAIQPKEPMDISMEYLMKLYREAARIMGKKNVGLSFQVHKYLKVL
- a CDS encoding 6-pyruvoyl trahydropterin synthase family protein — translated: MKSRIIVRTSFDAAHAVKVGDHWEDVHGHTFFLEVAIEGEIKNGYVMDFLELRKIVEEITKELDHRNLNNIFENPTTENIALWIGERIRDKLPPYVKLKRVVLWEGKDNGVELEW
- a CDS encoding ZIP family metal transporter gives rise to the protein MLENLLSTLSSWLLLASHGNLIIVAVYAGIFVALMTTLGALIAIFANRMPDWGMDVSLSFAAGVMIVASFTSLILPAIDLTGSFTPAGIGIFLGVLLIYGIDNFIPHEHIIKGYEGPKEFKEKLKLVWLVVLAVIIHNLPEGLAVGISIVYNLNAGLVTAIAIGIQDFPEGTVVSLPLATIQKKRLVPILLGALSGIAEMVMVILGAFLFSIFKSFLPYGLGLAGGAMLYVTVKEMIPEIYKRQENEKLVTLGFFLGFYVMLFLDSMLG